A genome region from Paracoccus stylophorae includes the following:
- a CDS encoding RrF2 family transcriptional regulator — translation MKLSRYSDYALRILIHLALHPDRLISIRQIADIYGISQNHLMKIAQDLGHAGVIQTVRGRNGGLRLARPAEEITIGEVVRRTETRGPIVDCSGCLIARGCGLPPMFAEAQEAFMSVLDRYSLADAAMRSDTLRHLFAVA, via the coding sequence ATGAAGCTGTCCCGTTATTCCGATTATGCGCTGCGCATCCTGATACATCTGGCCCTTCATCCCGACCGGCTGATCTCGATCCGCCAGATCGCGGACATCTATGGCATCTCGCAGAACCATCTGATGAAGATCGCGCAGGATCTGGGTCATGCAGGCGTGATCCAGACCGTGCGCGGCCGCAATGGCGGTCTGCGGCTGGCCCGACCGGCCGAGGAGATCACCATCGGCGAGGTGGTGCGCCGGACCGAAACCCGTGGCCCGATCGTCGATTGCAGCGGCTGTTTGATTGCACGCGGCTGCGGCCTGCCGCCGATGTTCGCCGAGGCGCAAGAGGCGTTCATGTCCGTGCTGGACCGATACAGCCTGGCGGATGCCGCGATGCGGTCGGACACGCTGCGGCATCTGTTTGCCGTTGCCTGA
- a CDS encoding ABC transporter ATP-binding protein produces MSLLNVKGLGITFGGLKAVDEVSFSVRPGEIVSVIGPNGAGKTTLFNMISGVYLPGRGTVELDGHDVTGTQPHLLARMGLSRTFQNLQIFQDMTVLDNVLAGYHLTERGSVLADLLSLPGMHRRAAMAREGAMELLTRVRLDKAAGHEAGSLSYGALKRLEIARALALKPRILLLDEPAAGCNAVETEEIDRLIAELAASGIAILLVEHDMKLVMRISNHIVVLDHGEKIAEGDPATVSRDPAVIAAYLGTEETEAAHADG; encoded by the coding sequence ATGAGCCTGCTGAACGTCAAGGGGCTGGGCATCACCTTCGGCGGGCTGAAAGCCGTCGACGAGGTCAGCTTTTCCGTCCGGCCCGGCGAGATCGTGTCGGTGATCGGCCCGAACGGCGCCGGCAAGACGACGCTGTTCAACATGATCTCGGGCGTCTATCTGCCGGGCCGCGGCACGGTCGAACTGGACGGCCACGATGTCACCGGCACGCAGCCGCATCTGCTGGCGCGGATGGGGCTGTCGCGGACGTTCCAGAACCTTCAGATATTCCAGGACATGACCGTGCTGGACAACGTGCTGGCCGGGTATCACCTGACCGAACGCGGATCGGTTCTGGCCGATTTGCTGTCGCTGCCGGGGATGCACCGGCGCGCCGCGATGGCGCGCGAGGGCGCGATGGAGTTGCTGACCCGCGTGCGTCTGGACAAGGCCGCAGGGCACGAGGCCGGCAGCCTGTCTTATGGCGCGCTGAAGCGGCTGGAAATCGCCCGCGCGCTGGCGCTGAAGCCGCGCATCCTGCTGCTGGACGAACCGGCGGCGGGCTGCAACGCGGTCGAGACCGAGGAAATCGACCGGCTGATCGCGGAACTGGCCGCGTCGGGCATCGCCATCCTGCTGGTCGAACACGACATGAAGCTGGTGATGCGCATTTCCAACCATATCGTCGTTCTGGATCACGGCGAGAAGATCGCCGAAGGCGACCCGGCCACGGTCAGCCGCGACCCGGCGGTGATCGCCGCCTATCTGGGGACCGAGGAAACGGAGGCCGCCCATGCTGACGGTTGA
- a CDS encoding DUF488 family protein, with the protein MPAQFTTIGHSNRSLDEVVGMLTGAGVGLLVDVRAFPRSRTNPQFNIDTLPDDLARAGIDYRHCPDLGGRRTVQHDVDDALNATWRNRSFHNYADYALGEGFASAFDALTRWVEAQRVCLMCSEAVWWRCHRRIIVDYLLLNGHPVDHLMGPGQIVPAKPTPSARRTDAGKVIYPPEDAAQDAAP; encoded by the coding sequence ATGCCGGCGCAGTTCACCACGATCGGGCATTCCAACCGCAGCCTGGACGAGGTGGTGGGAATGCTGACCGGTGCGGGTGTCGGGCTGCTGGTCGATGTCCGCGCGTTTCCGCGATCACGCACCAATCCGCAGTTCAACATCGACACCCTGCCGGACGATCTGGCGCGGGCGGGGATAGATTACCGGCATTGTCCCGATCTGGGCGGCAGACGGACGGTGCAGCATGACGTGGACGATGCGTTGAACGCAACATGGCGCAACCGCAGCTTTCACAACTATGCCGATTATGCGCTTGGCGAGGGATTCGCGTCAGCGTTCGATGCGCTGACGCGATGGGTCGAGGCGCAGCGGGTCTGCCTGATGTGTTCCGAAGCGGTCTGGTGGCGCTGCCACCGGCGCATCATCGTGGATTACCTGCTGCTGAACGGGCACCCGGTCGATCACCTGATGGGACCGGGACAGATCGTGCCCGCCAAGCCCACGCCCTCGGCCCGAAGGACGGATGCGGGCAAGGTGATCTATCCGCCCGAGGACGCGGCGCAAGACGCCGCGCCGTGA
- a CDS encoding DUF2945 domain-containing protein: MSTFSVGDHVSWNSEAGRVSGKIVKVHHSDFDYKGHRRRASKDEPQYEIESDKTDHIAAHKEDALTKID, encoded by the coding sequence ATGTCCACATTCTCTGTCGGCGATCACGTCAGCTGGAATTCCGAGGCGGGCCGCGTGTCGGGCAAGATCGTCAAGGTGCATCACAGCGATTTCGACTATAAGGGGCATCGCCGCCGCGCCTCGAAGGACGAACCGCAATACGAGATCGAAAGCGACAAGACCGACCATATCGCCGCCCATAAAGAGGACGCGCTGACGAAGATCGACTGA
- a CDS encoding 3-hydroxyacyl-CoA dehydrogenase NAD-binding domain-containing protein: MDLIDCRMDGDIAVLTVNNPPVNAISAQMRRELWQSAEDLDADPDVRAVVLTCAGRTFIAGADVREFGQPPVEPHLPDLVDRIEQAGKPWIAAIHGTALGGGLEIAMGCRFRVAVPDARMGLPEVNLGIIPGASGTVRTPRLVGVPAAVDLVTSGKPWKAPQALKAGLIDEIVEGDLTEGALRFARAALSRDLPQPVSERPIEPQDDAFWSKAAEKVSKPGMQAQARAVESLRFATENPFPAAMAHEREIFTELRDSDQAAALRHVFFAERAAPRPPELKGIQPRDIGRVGIIGGGTMGAGIAVACRNAGLPVVMIERDQAAVARGLDNIRSILDGSVRRGKLTEAQLDDRMDGVEATQDYAALSDCDLVIEAVFEEIGVKRTVFDQVGRVCRDDAVLATNTSYLDPRRIFEGVAGPERCLGLHFFSPAHIMKLLEIVPTPDTAPEVLATAFSLAAKLGKMPVRAGICEGFIGNRIFKRYRAEAERLLVEGHSVEEVDAAMRDYGFRMGPFEAQDLSGLDIAFLQREGLRAEGQDVPDTLSDRLVRAGRKGQKTGGGWYDYAEGDRKPRPSEETRAVLAPHVGGTGGLSSQQIADRLVAAMADEGQQILSEGIASRASDIDLVEIHGYGFPRWTGGPMFASGVR; the protein is encoded by the coding sequence ATGGATCTGATCGATTGCCGCATGGATGGCGACATCGCCGTTCTGACCGTGAACAATCCGCCGGTGAACGCGATCTCGGCGCAGATGCGCCGCGAGTTGTGGCAAAGCGCCGAGGATCTGGACGCCGATCCGGACGTCCGCGCCGTGGTGCTGACCTGCGCCGGCCGCACCTTTATCGCGGGCGCCGATGTGCGTGAATTCGGCCAGCCCCCGGTGGAACCGCATCTGCCCGATCTGGTGGACCGGATCGAGCAAGCCGGCAAACCCTGGATCGCCGCGATCCACGGCACCGCCCTGGGCGGCGGGCTTGAGATCGCGATGGGCTGCCGGTTCCGCGTGGCGGTGCCCGATGCAAGGATGGGTCTGCCCGAAGTCAATCTGGGGATCATTCCGGGCGCGTCGGGCACGGTGCGGACGCCGCGGCTGGTGGGCGTGCCGGCCGCGGTCGATCTGGTCACCTCGGGCAAGCCGTGGAAGGCGCCGCAGGCGCTGAAGGCCGGGCTGATCGACGAGATCGTCGAGGGCGATCTGACCGAAGGCGCGCTGCGCTTTGCCCGCGCCGCGCTGTCGCGGGACCTGCCGCAGCCGGTGTCGGAACGGCCGATCGAGCCGCAGGACGATGCGTTCTGGTCGAAAGCCGCCGAAAAGGTGTCGAAGCCGGGGATGCAGGCGCAGGCCCGCGCGGTCGAATCGCTGCGGTTCGCGACGGAAAATCCCTTCCCTGCGGCGATGGCGCATGAACGCGAGATCTTTACCGAACTGCGCGACAGCGATCAGGCCGCCGCGCTGCGCCATGTCTTTTTCGCCGAACGCGCCGCGCCGCGCCCGCCCGAGCTGAAGGGCATCCAGCCGCGCGACATCGGCCGTGTCGGCATCATCGGCGGCGGCACGATGGGCGCGGGCATCGCCGTGGCCTGCCGCAACGCGGGCCTGCCGGTGGTGATGATCGAACGCGACCAGGCGGCGGTCGCGCGCGGGCTGGACAATATCCGCAGCATCCTTGACGGCAGCGTCCGGCGCGGCAAGCTGACCGAGGCGCAGCTGGACGACCGCATGGACGGGGTCGAGGCGACGCAGGATTACGCGGCCTTGTCCGATTGCGATCTGGTGATCGAGGCCGTGTTCGAGGAAATCGGCGTCAAGCGCACGGTGTTCGATCAGGTCGGGCGCGTCTGCCGCGACGATGCGGTTCTGGCCACCAACACCTCGTATCTGGACCCACGCCGTATTTTCGAGGGCGTGGCCGGACCGGAACGCTGCCTTGGGCTGCATTTCTTCAGCCCCGCCCATATCATGAAGCTGCTGGAAATCGTGCCGACGCCCGACACCGCCCCCGAGGTTCTGGCCACCGCGTTCTCGCTGGCCGCGAAGCTGGGCAAGATGCCCGTGCGCGCCGGCATCTGCGAGGGCTTTATCGGCAACCGCATCTTCAAACGCTATCGCGCCGAGGCGGAACGCCTGCTGGTCGAGGGACATTCGGTCGAAGAGGTCGATGCCGCGATGCGCGATTACGGGTTCCGCATGGGCCCGTTCGAGGCCCAGGATCTGAGCGGGCTGGACATCGCCTTCCTGCAACGCGAGGGGCTGCGCGCCGAGGGGCAGGACGTGCCCGACACGCTAAGCGACCGTCTGGTGCGCGCGGGCCGCAAGGGGCAGAAGACCGGCGGCGGCTGGTATGACTATGCCGAAGGCGACCGCAAACCCCGCCCGTCCGAGGAGACGCGCGCCGTGCTGGCCCCGCATGTCGGCGGCACGGGCGGCCTGTCGTCGCAGCAGATCGCCGACCGGCTTGTCGCCGCGATGGCCGATGAGGGGCAGCAGATCCTGTCCGAGGGCATCGCCAGCCGCGCATCGGACATCGATCTGGTGGAAATCCACGGCTATGGCTTTCCGCGCTGGACCGGCGGGCCGATGTTCGCATCCGGCGTGCGATAG
- a CDS encoding Lrp/AsnC family transcriptional regulator yields MPDNDEIDRRIVAALRRDSRISNADLAAQVGLSPSSCWRRTRALEERGAIRRYTIDLDDAAIGLTFKAIVHVQMTRHDQGLVKEFIRMIGTKDEVRACYATTGTSDYHLHVVCRDLDAYNRFLEDFLFRIPAVASAQTNLVLRTIKD; encoded by the coding sequence ATGCCGGACAATGACGAGATCGACCGCAGGATCGTGGCGGCGCTGCGCCGCGACAGCCGCATCTCGAACGCCGATCTGGCGGCGCAGGTCGGGCTGTCGCCGTCATCCTGCTGGCGCCGCACCCGCGCGCTGGAGGAACGCGGCGCGATCCGCCGCTATACGATCGATCTGGACGACGCGGCCATCGGGCTGACCTTCAAGGCCATCGTCCATGTGCAGATGACCCGCCACGATCAGGGTCTGGTGAAGGAATTCATCCGCATGATCGGCACCAAGGACGAGGTGCGGGCCTGCTATGCGACCACCGGCACATCGGATTATCACCTGCACGTCGTCTGCCGCGATCTGGACGCGTATAACCGGTTTCTGGAGGATTTCCTGTTCCGGATTCCCGCCGTCGCCAGCGCGCAGACCAATCTGGTCCTGCGCACGATCAAGGACTGA
- a CDS encoding indolepyruvate ferredoxin oxidoreductase family protein: MTRPDPKFDTYQLNDRYDRSDGRVFLTGTQALVRVMLDQARRDRAAGRNTAGFVSGYRGSPLGGLDQELWRIGKRLEQDRIEFLPAVNEDLAATAVLGAQQASLDPHCEVEGVFSLWYGKGPGVDRSGDALKHGNAYGSAPKGGVLVVAGDDHGCVSSSMPHQSDVAFMSWFMPTLNPASIAEYLEFGEYGFALSRFSGTWVGFKAISETVEAGQSVTLPKDRDFVQPDFIGPQGGIHVRLSDLPSPEIETRIGHKLRAVEAFVEANPIDRRIFDLPDARFGIVTTGKAHLDTMEALRLLGLDEAACRRLGIDIYKVGMVWPLARRDALAFVSGKEEVLVIEEKRGIIESQFKEYFYDWPGAKPQKMVGKHRSAGDPLLPWTGELTPLMLVPVLAERLHAFFPDEDLVARAQSLTDTPAPVLQVPGATRTPYFCSGCPHNTSTKLPEGSMAGSGIGCHVMAGWMDRNTVGYAQMGGEGVTLAVAQRWNGGKHMFQNLGEGTWYHSGSMAIRQAVAAGANITYKILYNDAVAMTGGQPVDGPVSVVGIAQSCRAEGVTRIALVSDTPQRFDLRDFPSGTTLHDRAELDSVQRELREIPGVTVLIYEQTCATEKRRRRKRGKMKDPAKFVVINELVCEGCGDCSLESNCLSVEPVETPFGRKRRINQSSCNKDYSCLNGFCPSFVTVEGGQRRKPKPVGLDLPSMLSRLDQPRMSDLAQPFDLLVAGVGGTGVVTVSALITMAAHLEGKGSSVLDFTGFAQKFGTVLGYVRIGRDPAAINQVRIERGHADAVIGCDAVVCSSPKASIHYRQGTRIVLNRAEMPTGDLVLHRDADLRIDDREALIGKTVGAENLLGFDANLAAERLMGDAVFANIMLLGAAWQQGLVPVSEVALKQAILLNGVAIDKNAMAFDLGRIMAADPDALADHLADRRPAEPQGVAELIEHRAAFLTEYQDRDYAQKYRDRIAQFDAAVPAASDDHRKAVAKSLFRLMAYKDEYEVGRLYSQTGFSDAVAQQFEGDYSVRYHLAPPMLPTGTDGRGRPLKKAFGPWMGQGMKMLARMKRLRGTRWDIFARTEDRKLDRELLAWFDGVLDRVERDFDRLGADRARQILEAPTEIRGYGPVRHKAADRVRQQVDRLLA; the protein is encoded by the coding sequence ATGACCAGACCCGATCCGAAATTCGACACCTATCAATTGAACGACCGCTATGACCGCAGCGATGGACGGGTCTTTCTGACCGGCACGCAGGCGCTGGTGCGGGTGATGCTGGATCAGGCGCGGCGCGACCGCGCGGCGGGGCGCAATACCGCCGGCTTCGTGTCGGGGTATCGCGGATCGCCGCTTGGCGGGCTGGATCAGGAATTGTGGCGCATCGGCAAGCGGCTGGAACAGGACCGGATCGAGTTTCTGCCCGCCGTGAACGAGGATCTGGCCGCGACCGCCGTTCTGGGCGCGCAGCAGGCGTCGCTGGACCCGCATTGCGAGGTCGAGGGCGTGTTTTCCCTGTGGTATGGCAAGGGTCCGGGCGTGGATCGGTCGGGCGATGCGCTGAAACACGGCAACGCCTATGGCAGCGCGCCCAAGGGCGGCGTTCTGGTCGTCGCCGGGGACGATCACGGCTGCGTCTCGTCCTCGATGCCGCATCAGTCGGACGTGGCGTTCATGTCGTGGTTCATGCCGACGCTGAACCCGGCCAGTATCGCCGAATACCTGGAATTCGGCGAATACGGGTTCGCCCTGTCGCGGTTCTCGGGCACCTGGGTCGGCTTCAAGGCCATCTCGGAAACGGTCGAGGCGGGCCAGTCGGTGACCCTGCCCAAGGACCGCGACTTCGTGCAGCCCGATTTCATCGGCCCGCAGGGCGGCATCCATGTGCGCCTGTCCGACCTGCCCAGCCCCGAGATCGAGACCCGCATCGGCCACAAGCTGCGCGCGGTCGAAGCCTTCGTCGAGGCCAATCCGATCGACCGCCGCATCTTCGATCTGCCCGACGCGCGGTTCGGCATCGTCACCACCGGCAAGGCCCATCTGGACACGATGGAGGCGCTGCGCCTGTTGGGTCTGGACGAGGCCGCGTGCCGCCGTCTGGGCATCGACATCTACAAGGTCGGCATGGTCTGGCCCCTGGCGCGCCGCGACGCGCTGGCCTTTGTCAGCGGCAAGGAAGAGGTGCTGGTGATCGAGGAAAAGCGCGGCATCATCGAAAGCCAGTTCAAGGAATATTTCTATGACTGGCCGGGCGCCAAGCCGCAGAAGATGGTGGGCAAGCATCGGTCGGCCGGCGACCCGCTGCTGCCCTGGACCGGAGAGCTGACGCCGCTGATGCTGGTGCCGGTGCTGGCGGAACGGCTGCACGCCTTCTTTCCCGACGAGGATCTGGTCGCCCGCGCCCAAAGCCTGACCGACACGCCCGCCCCGGTCCTGCAGGTGCCGGGCGCCACCCGCACCCCCTATTTCTGTTCCGGCTGTCCGCACAACACCTCGACCAAGCTGCCCGAGGGCAGCATGGCCGGCAGCGGCATCGGCTGTCACGTCATGGCCGGCTGGATGGACCGCAACACCGTGGGCTATGCCCAGATGGGCGGCGAGGGGGTCACGCTGGCCGTCGCGCAGCGCTGGAACGGCGGCAAGCACATGTTCCAGAACCTGGGCGAGGGGACGTGGTATCACTCCGGCTCGATGGCGATCCGGCAGGCGGTCGCGGCGGGCGCCAACATCACCTACAAGATCCTGTATAACGATGCCGTGGCGATGACCGGCGGCCAGCCCGTCGATGGCCCGGTCAGCGTCGTGGGCATCGCCCAAAGCTGCCGGGCCGAGGGGGTGACGCGGATCGCGCTGGTGTCGGACACGCCGCAGCGATTCGATCTGCGCGATTTTCCGTCGGGCACCACGCTGCACGACCGGGCCGAGCTGGACAGCGTGCAGCGCGAACTGCGCGAGATTCCGGGCGTGACGGTGCTGATCTATGAACAGACCTGCGCCACCGAAAAGCGCCGCCGCCGCAAGCGCGGCAAGATGAAGGACCCGGCGAAATTCGTGGTCATCAACGAACTGGTCTGCGAAGGCTGCGGCGACTGTTCGCTGGAATCGAACTGCCTCAGCGTGGAACCGGTGGAAACGCCGTTCGGGCGCAAGCGCCGGATCAACCAGTCCAGCTGCAACAAGGATTATTCCTGCCTGAACGGGTTCTGCCCCAGCTTCGTCACCGTCGAGGGCGGACAGCGGCGCAAGCCGAAACCCGTGGGCTTGGACCTGCCGTCCATGCTGTCCCGGCTGGACCAGCCGCGCATGTCCGATCTGGCGCAGCCCTTCGATCTGCTGGTGGCGGGGGTGGGCGGCACCGGCGTCGTGACCGTCAGCGCGCTGATCACCATGGCCGCGCATCTTGAGGGCAAGGGGTCCAGCGTGCTGGACTTTACCGGTTTCGCGCAGAAATTCGGCACGGTCCTTGGCTATGTCCGCATCGGGCGCGACCCGGCGGCGATCAATCAGGTCCGCATCGAACGCGGTCATGCGGATGCGGTGATCGGCTGCGACGCCGTCGTCTGTTCCTCGCCCAAGGCGTCGATCCATTACCGGCAGGGCACGCGGATCGTGCTGAACCGGGCCGAGATGCCGACCGGCGATCTGGTCCTGCATCGCGACGCGGATCTGCGCATCGACGACCGGGAGGCGCTGATCGGCAAGACCGTCGGGGCGGAAAACCTGCTTGGCTTCGACGCCAATCTGGCGGCCGAGCGGCTGATGGGCGACGCGGTCTTCGCCAACATCATGTTGCTGGGCGCGGCGTGGCAACAGGGGCTGGTCCCGGTCAGCGAGGTTGCGTTGAAACAGGCGATCCTGCTGAACGGCGTCGCCATCGACAAGAACGCGATGGCCTTCGATCTGGGCCGGATCATGGCCGCCGATCCCGACGCGCTGGCCGATCACCTGGCCGATCGACGGCCGGCGGAACCGCAGGGCGTGGCCGAGCTGATCGAACATCGCGCGGCGTTCCTGACCGAATATCAGGATCGCGACTATGCGCAGAAATACCGCGACCGGATCGCGCAGTTCGACGCCGCCGTGCCCGCCGCCTCGGACGATCACCGCAAGGCCGTGGCCAAGTCGCTGTTCCGGCTGATGGCCTACAAGGACGAATACGAGGTCGGCCGCCTTTACAGCCAGACAGGTTTTTCGGATGCGGTCGCGCAGCAGTTCGAGGGCGATTATAGCGTGCGTTATCACCTGGCTCCGCCGATGCTGCCGACCGGCACCGACGGTCGCGGGCGCCCGCTGAAAAAGGCGTTCGGGCCGTGGATGGGGCAGGGCATGAAGATGCTGGCCCGGATGAAGCGCCTGCGCGGCACGCGGTGGGATATCTTCGCGCGGACCGAGGATCGCAAGCTGGATCGCGAGTTGCTGGCGTGGTTCGATGGGGTTCTGGACCGGGTCGAACGGGATTTCGACCGTCTGGGCGCCGACCGGGCCCGCCAGATCCTTGAGGCGCCGACCGAGATTCGCGGCTATGGCCCGGTGCGCCACAAGGCCGCCGACCGCGTGCGCCAGCAGGTCGACCGGCTTCTGGCCTGA
- the gdhA gene encoding NADP-specific glutamate dehydrogenase, with product MGQIDDKLEDVYDDVMRRNAGEAEFLQAVREVLESLGRVVAKRPDYLDKALISRICEPERQIIFRVPWMDDDNQVQINRGFRVQFNSAMGPYKGGLRFHPSVNVGIIKFLGFEQTFKNALTGLPIGGGKGGSDFDPKGRSNAEVMRFCQSFMTELYRHLGEYTDVPAGDIGVGAREIGYLFGQYKRLTNRYEAGVLTGKGLFYGGSLARKEATGYGNTYFTRAMLQTGGDDFDGKDVIVSGAGNVAIYTVEKVQEFGGRVIACSDSSGYVVDNDGLDLSLLKEIKEVRRGRMAEYARLKGDQSGAYFVKSGAGVIWDVPCQVAMPSATQNELTGKDARKLIKNGVVAVGEGANMPCTPEAIRMFQQAGVKFGPGKAANAGGVATSALEMQQNASRDRWTFEKTETRLAEIMSDIHDSCYETAEEYGVPGDYVAGANIAGFVRVAEAMLAFGVI from the coding sequence TTGGGACAGATCGACGACAAGCTCGAGGACGTCTATGACGACGTGATGCGGCGGAATGCCGGCGAGGCGGAGTTTCTGCAAGCGGTCCGCGAAGTGCTGGAAAGCCTGGGTCGCGTGGTCGCGAAACGTCCGGATTATCTGGACAAGGCGCTGATCTCGCGCATCTGCGAACCCGAACGCCAGATCATCTTCCGCGTTCCGTGGATGGATGACGACAATCAGGTGCAGATCAACCGGGGCTTCCGGGTCCAGTTCAACTCGGCCATGGGGCCCTACAAGGGGGGTCTGCGCTTTCACCCGTCGGTGAATGTCGGCATCATCAAGTTTCTGGGGTTCGAGCAGACGTTCAAGAACGCGCTGACCGGCCTGCCCATCGGCGGCGGCAAGGGCGGATCGGATTTCGACCCCAAGGGCCGTTCCAACGCCGAGGTCATGCGATTCTGCCAAAGCTTCATGACCGAACTTTACCGCCATCTTGGCGAATATACCGACGTGCCGGCGGGCGATATCGGCGTCGGCGCGCGCGAGATCGGCTATCTCTTCGGTCAGTACAAGCGGCTGACCAACCGGTACGAGGCCGGGGTGCTGACCGGCAAGGGGCTGTTCTATGGCGGCTCGCTGGCCCGGAAAGAGGCGACCGGTTACGGCAACACCTATTTCACCCGCGCGATGCTGCAGACCGGCGGCGACGATTTCGACGGCAAGGACGTCATCGTCTCGGGCGCCGGAAACGTCGCGATCTACACGGTCGAGAAGGTGCAGGAATTCGGCGGCCGCGTGATCGCCTGTTCCGACAGCAGCGGCTATGTCGTGGACAATGACGGGCTGGACCTGTCCCTGCTGAAGGAGATCAAGGAGGTCAGGCGCGGGCGCATGGCCGAATATGCGCGGCTGAAGGGCGACCAGTCCGGCGCCTATTTCGTCAAGTCCGGCGCCGGCGTGATCTGGGACGTGCCCTGCCAGGTGGCCATGCCCTCGGCCACGCAGAACGAACTGACCGGCAAGGATGCGCGCAAGCTGATCAAGAACGGCGTCGTGGCGGTCGGCGAAGGCGCGAACATGCCCTGCACCCCCGAGGCGATCCGCATGTTCCAGCAGGCCGGCGTCAAGTTCGGTCCCGGAAAGGCGGCCAATGCGGGCGGGGTCGCGACCTCGGCGCTTGAGATGCAGCAGAACGCCTCGCGCGACCGCTGGACCTTCGAGAAGACCGAGACCCGTCTGGCCGAAATCATGAGCGATATTCACGACAGCTGCTATGAAACGGCCGAGGAATACGGCGTGCCGGGGGATTACGTGGCCGGGGCCAATATCGCCGGTTTCGTGCGCGTGGCCGAGGCGATGCTGGCCTTCGGCGTCATCTGA
- a CDS encoding ABC transporter ATP-binding protein produces MLTVEGLRSRYGRIEVLHGVDVQVNSGEIVTVVGANGAGKTTLLKCLSGTQPVSDGKITFRGENLGVVPAHDRLKRGLAQSPEGRQIFTNLSVEENLRLGAFLFTDDRVDHDMAEAFALFPILKEKRNLAAGGLSGGQQQMLAIARALMGRPSCLLLDEPSMGLAPLLVAQIFEVVTGLRERDVTVLLVEQNAFGALKIADRGYVMETGRITMEGAAAELIADPRIREAYLGL; encoded by the coding sequence ATGCTGACGGTTGAGGGGCTGCGGTCGCGCTATGGCCGGATCGAGGTGCTGCACGGCGTCGATGTGCAGGTGAACTCGGGCGAGATCGTCACCGTCGTCGGCGCGAACGGGGCGGGCAAGACGACGTTGCTGAAATGCCTGTCGGGCACGCAGCCGGTCAGCGACGGCAAGATCACCTTTCGCGGCGAGAATCTGGGCGTGGTGCCCGCCCATGACCGGCTGAAACGCGGCCTGGCCCAATCGCCCGAGGGGCGTCAGATCTTCACCAACCTGTCGGTCGAGGAAAACCTGCGGCTTGGCGCCTTTTTGTTCACCGACGACCGGGTCGATCACGACATGGCCGAGGCGTTCGCCCTGTTCCCGATCCTGAAGGAAAAGCGCAACCTGGCCGCCGGCGGGCTGTCGGGCGGGCAGCAGCAGATGCTGGCCATTGCCCGCGCGCTGATGGGGCGGCCGTCCTGCCTGCTGCTGGACGAGCCTTCGATGGGACTTGCACCGCTGCTGGTCGCGCAGATCTTCGAGGTCGTGACCGGGTTGCGCGAACGGGACGTCACCGTCCTGCTGGTCGAACAGAACGCCTTTGGCGCGCTGAAGATCGCGGATCGGGGTTACGTGATGGAAACCGGGCGGATCACGATGGAGGGGGCGGCGGCCGAGCTGATCGCCGATCCGCGTATCCGCGAAGCATATCTGGGGCTGTAG